The following are encoded in a window of Alphaproteobacteria bacterium genomic DNA:
- a CDS encoding 4-hydroxy-tetrahydrodipicolinate reductase, with product MTSIGILGGEGRMGRAIADAAGARSIGGAVNRGADEKALAALAAASDVLVDFTAPDALQAHLEAAVEAGKPIVIGTTGLAPEHHRAIDEAANRIAVLQTANTSLGVNLLRALVEQAARRLGPEWDIEIVEMHHRHKRDTPSGTALLLGASANIGRQTGSTTANNRFDRMQEGPHEREEGGIYYASLRGGSVAGDHLVIFAGEGERIELGHRAESRAIFAKGAVKAALWLADKPAGRYAMADVLGL from the coding sequence ATGACCTCGATCGGAATCCTGGGCGGCGAAGGACGGATGGGCCGGGCGATCGCCGACGCCGCGGGGGCCAGGAGCATCGGAGGGGCCGTCAACCGGGGGGCGGACGAGAAGGCGCTTGCGGCGCTGGCGGCGGCGAGCGACGTTCTCGTCGACTTCACCGCCCCGGACGCGCTTCAGGCTCATCTCGAGGCGGCCGTCGAAGCGGGCAAGCCGATCGTGATCGGCACCACCGGGCTCGCCCCGGAGCATCACCGCGCGATCGACGAGGCGGCGAACCGGATCGCCGTACTGCAGACGGCGAACACCTCGCTGGGCGTCAACCTCCTGCGGGCACTGGTGGAGCAAGCGGCAAGGCGCCTCGGCCCCGAATGGGACATCGAGATCGTCGAGATGCACCACCGCCACAAGCGCGACACGCCCTCGGGCACCGCGCTCCTGCTCGGCGCTTCCGCGAATATCGGCCGTCAAACCGGCAGCACCACCGCCAACAATCGCTTCGACCGAATGCAGGAGGGACCGCACGAGCGCGAGGAAGGCGGAATCTATTACGCTTCGCTGCGCGGCGGGTCGGTTGCCGGCGATCACCTGGTGATCTTCGCCGGAGAGGGCGAGCGGATCGAGCTCGGCCACCGCGCCGAAAGCCGCGCCATCTTCGCCAAAGGCGCGGTCAAGGCCGCCCTCTGGCTCGCCGACAAGCCTGCCGGCCGCTACGCGATGGCGGACGTATTGGGCCTGTGA